The following are from one region of the Stigmatopora argus isolate UIUO_Sarg chromosome 9, RoL_Sarg_1.0, whole genome shotgun sequence genome:
- the LOC144082460 gene encoding sodium/potassium/calcium exchanger 3-like isoform X1 yields MKNLVDAANDKMTVLPSEKDIFKQRVEMLEQTITTHQLVKLPPVDDFDVKQSTKVELQDLENESNLIKEENEKLLAKVRRLQVQREQDKRSLSEFSVVLKNIEGEAFQQKEEFIQQNKLQLKQAEETVEEYSNIIKDLRQANQELRSQLEDREGEALLATSIDSVGENEASHIPEMTFAEEIMLLVAPVEMKSTTEASMDSVQEDTKAEELSSPPSNHPTNSHISGRRRGEKEATCSERASRRVVSAAGMKAPRRARQTLLLPRLCVCGLGLLAATWVVHPNDDSVDVFLSKKEVNTQKDDNNQSSVSVSESAISEFPEDVFTLEQRRQGAVVLHVLCAIYMFHALAIVCDVYFVPSLEKVSENLQLSQDVAGATFMAAGSSAPELFTSLIGVFITKGDVGVGTIVGSAVFNILVIIGICGIFADQPILLSWWPLFRDASFYILSIILLIVVIYDEKVQWWETIILISMYGIYILIMKYNSSLCSLVVRYCSPSGQPCLSTLRRATAVGNATECDADVVPLKPDSCAVVGQDAGVVMVDEQLNLNPQQLTFSEASLRLLITSHFPPFTRLRMAGRTVISERQRLIRAQVIPKDGAASADDGGASGGRENGSAPEAERPPLGARVENETGRQVGIAAGAVEDEEEEEQEEMAPFKPFIIPDGWCVRVRWLLSWPVNLLLHCTVPDCNLPQWERWFLLTFLASTLWIALFSYLMVWMVTIISYTLGIPEVIMGITFLAAGTSVPDCMASLIVARRGLGDMAVSNSIGSNIFDVLLGLGFPWALRTLLVSYGSVVTINSRGLLYSVILLLASVTLTVLSVHLNRWKLDRRLGLWLMLLYVIFLLCSIVFEELFSLE; encoded by the exons ATGAAGAACTTAGTCGATGCAGCAAATGATAAGATGACCGTGTTACCATCAgaaaaagatatatttaaacAACGAGTGGAAAT GTTGGAGCAGACCATTACTACGCACCAACTTGTCAAGTTACCACCGGTTGATGACTTCGATGTAAAGCAGTCCACTAAGGTCGAGCTACAAGACCTA GAGAATGAAAGCAATTTGATaaaggaagaaaatgagaaattacTTGCAAAG GTTCGGAGGCTTCAGGTGCAAAGAGAGCAAGACAAGAGGAGCTTGAGCGAGTTCAGTGTTGTGCTTAAAAACATTGAG GGGGAAGCTTTTCAGCAAAAGGAGGAATTCATTCAACAG AATAAGTTGCAATTAAAGCAAGCAGAGGAAACGGTAGAAGAGTATTCCAACATCATCAAG GATCTCAGGCAGGCAAACCAAGAGCTGAGGAGTCAGTTAGAGGACCGAGAAGGTGAAGCTTTGCT AGCTACTTCCATTGATTCAGTGGGAGAAAACGAAGCATCGCATATTCCTGAGATGACCTTCGCCGAGGAAATCATGCTTCTTGTTGCCCCGGTTGAAATGAAAAGCACGACAGAAGCCTCCATGGATTCAGTTCAA gagGACACAAAGGCCGAAGAATTGAGCAGTCCTCCAAGCAACCACCCAACAAACAG TCATATCAGCGGACGGCGGAGAGGCGAGAAAGAGGCGACATGTTCTGAGCGTGCAAGCCGGCGAGTGGTGTCGGCGGCCGGGATGAAGGCGCCGAGGAGAGCGAGGCAGACGCTGCTCCTCCCCCGGCTCTGCGTCTGTGGACTCGGTCTGCTCGCAGCCACATGGGTGGTGCATCCCAATGATG atTCGGTGGATGTGTTCCTATCCAAGAAGGAGGTTAACACCCAGAAAGATGACAACAATCAATCCTCAGTTTCTGTTTCTGAATCTG CCATCAGCGAATTTCCCGAAGATGTGTTTACTTTGGAGCAGCGGAGACAGGGAGCGGTCGTCCTCCATGTGCTCTGT GCAATCTACATGTTTCACGCCTTGGCCATTGTGTGCGATGTTTACTTTGTGCCGTCACTGGAAAAAGTCTCTGAG AACCTCCAACTTAGCCAGGATGTTGCCGGGGCAACCTTCATGGCCGCTGGTAGCTCTGCCCCTGAGCTTTTCACCTCTTTGATTG GAGTATTTATCACGAAAGGAGACGTAGGCGTGGGCACAATCGTGGGTTCGGCGGTCTTTAACATCCTGGTCATCATCGGCATCTGTGGCATCTTCGCAGACCAG ccCATCTTGTTGAGCTGGTGGCCTTTGTTTCGCGATGCTTCCTTCTACATCCTATCCATCATTTTGCTCATCGTG gTGATCTACGATGAAAAAGTCCAGTG GTGGGAGACCATTATACTGATCTCCATGTATGGAATATACATCCTCATTATGAA GTATAATAGCTCGCTGTGCAGCCTAGTGGTGAGATATTGCAGTCCTTCGGGTCAGCCGTGTTTGAGCACTTTACGACGGGCCACGGCGGTGGGGAACGCCACGGAGTGCGACGCCGACGTGGTGCCGCTAAAGCCAG ACTCGTGCGCCGTGGTGGGTCAAGACGCGGGGGTCGTGATGGTGGACGAGCAGCTCAACCTCAATCCTCAGCAGCTCACCTTCTCAGAGGCAAGCCTCCGTCTTCTCATCACCTCGCATTTCCCCCCCTTCACCCGTCTGCGCATGGCAGGACGCACGGTCATCAGTGAG AGGCAGAGACTCATCCGGGCTCAGGTGATCCCCAAAGACGGCGCGGCTTCGGCGGACGACGGTGGCGCTTCCGGCGGGAGAGAAAACGGGTCGGCGCCCGAGGCCGAGCGCCCGCCTTTGGGCGCCAGGGTGGAAAACGAGACCGGGCGGCAGGTCGGGATAGCGGCGGGCGCcgtggaggatgaggaggaggaagagcagGAAGAAATGGCGCCCTTTAAACCCTTCATCATACCAG ACGGCTGGTGTGTGCGCGTCAGGTGGCTTCTCTCCTGGCCCGTGAACCTCTTGCTGCACTGCACCGTGCCCGACTGCAACCTCCCACAGTGGGAACGCTGGTTCTTACTCACCTTTTTGGCCTCCACGCTCTGGATCGCCCTCTTCTCCTACCTCATGGTCTGGATG GTGACCATCATCAGCTACACACTTGGAATTCCAGAAGTCATTATGGGTATTACCTTTTTGGCGGCGGGCACTAGCGTCCCTGACTGCATGGCCAGCCTCATTGTGGCACGACGAG GTTTGGGCGACATGGCCGTGTCTAACTCCATCGGCAGTAATATTTTTGATGTGCTGCTGGGCCTGGGCTTCCCCTGGGCGCTGAGGACACTCCTCGTCAGTTACGGCTCCGTG GTGACCATCAACAGCAGGGGCCTGCTGTACTCGGTCATCCTGCTCTTGGCCTCGGTCACACTCACC GTTCTGTCCGTCCATCTGAACCGCTGGAAACTGGACCGCCGGCTGGGCCTCTGGCTCATGCTGCTCTACGTCATCTTCCTCCTCTGCTCCATCGTCTTCGAGGAGCTCTTTTCACTGGAATGA
- the LOC144082460 gene encoding sodium/potassium/calcium exchanger 3-like isoform X3, with protein MKNLVDAANDKMTVLPSEKDIFKQRVEMLEQTITTHQLVKLPPVDDFDVKQSTKVELQDLENESNLIKEENEKLLAKVRRLQVQREQDKRSLSEFSVVLKNIEGEAFQQKEEFIQQNKLQLKQAEETVEEYSNIIKDLRQANQELRSQLEDREGEALLATSIDSVGENEASHIPEMTFAEEIMLLVAPVEMKSTTEASMDSVQEDTKAEELSSPPSNHPTNSHISGRRRGEKEATCSERASRRVVSAAGMKAPRRARQTLLLPRLCVCGLGLLAATWVVHPNDDSVDVFLSKKEVNTQKDDNNQSSVSVSESAISEFPEDVFTLEQRRQGAVVLHVLCAIYMFHALAIVCDVYFVPSLEKVSENLQLSQDVAGATFMAAGSSAPELFTSLIGVFITKGDVGVGTIVGSAVFNILVIIGICGIFADQPILLSWWPLFRDASFYILSIILLIVVIYDEKVQWWETIILISMYGIYILIMKYNSSLCSLVVRYCSPSGQPCLSTLRRATAVGNATECDADVVPLKPDSCAVVGQDAGVVMVDEQLNLNPQQLTFSERQRLIRAQVIPKDGAASADDGGASGGRENGSAPEAERPPLGARVENETGRQVGIAAGAVEDEEEEEQEEMAPFKPFIIPDGWCVRVRWLLSWPVNLLLHCTVPDCNLPQWERWFLLTFLASTLWIALFSYLMVWMVTIISYTLGIPEVIMGITFLAAGTSVPDCMASLIVARRGLGDMAVSNSIGSNIFDVLLGLGFPWALRTLLVSYGSVVTINSRGLLYSVILLLASVTLTVLSVHLNRWKLDRRLGLWLMLLYVIFLLCSIVFEELFSLE; from the exons ATGAAGAACTTAGTCGATGCAGCAAATGATAAGATGACCGTGTTACCATCAgaaaaagatatatttaaacAACGAGTGGAAAT GTTGGAGCAGACCATTACTACGCACCAACTTGTCAAGTTACCACCGGTTGATGACTTCGATGTAAAGCAGTCCACTAAGGTCGAGCTACAAGACCTA GAGAATGAAAGCAATTTGATaaaggaagaaaatgagaaattacTTGCAAAG GTTCGGAGGCTTCAGGTGCAAAGAGAGCAAGACAAGAGGAGCTTGAGCGAGTTCAGTGTTGTGCTTAAAAACATTGAG GGGGAAGCTTTTCAGCAAAAGGAGGAATTCATTCAACAG AATAAGTTGCAATTAAAGCAAGCAGAGGAAACGGTAGAAGAGTATTCCAACATCATCAAG GATCTCAGGCAGGCAAACCAAGAGCTGAGGAGTCAGTTAGAGGACCGAGAAGGTGAAGCTTTGCT AGCTACTTCCATTGATTCAGTGGGAGAAAACGAAGCATCGCATATTCCTGAGATGACCTTCGCCGAGGAAATCATGCTTCTTGTTGCCCCGGTTGAAATGAAAAGCACGACAGAAGCCTCCATGGATTCAGTTCAA gagGACACAAAGGCCGAAGAATTGAGCAGTCCTCCAAGCAACCACCCAACAAACAG TCATATCAGCGGACGGCGGAGAGGCGAGAAAGAGGCGACATGTTCTGAGCGTGCAAGCCGGCGAGTGGTGTCGGCGGCCGGGATGAAGGCGCCGAGGAGAGCGAGGCAGACGCTGCTCCTCCCCCGGCTCTGCGTCTGTGGACTCGGTCTGCTCGCAGCCACATGGGTGGTGCATCCCAATGATG atTCGGTGGATGTGTTCCTATCCAAGAAGGAGGTTAACACCCAGAAAGATGACAACAATCAATCCTCAGTTTCTGTTTCTGAATCTG CCATCAGCGAATTTCCCGAAGATGTGTTTACTTTGGAGCAGCGGAGACAGGGAGCGGTCGTCCTCCATGTGCTCTGT GCAATCTACATGTTTCACGCCTTGGCCATTGTGTGCGATGTTTACTTTGTGCCGTCACTGGAAAAAGTCTCTGAG AACCTCCAACTTAGCCAGGATGTTGCCGGGGCAACCTTCATGGCCGCTGGTAGCTCTGCCCCTGAGCTTTTCACCTCTTTGATTG GAGTATTTATCACGAAAGGAGACGTAGGCGTGGGCACAATCGTGGGTTCGGCGGTCTTTAACATCCTGGTCATCATCGGCATCTGTGGCATCTTCGCAGACCAG ccCATCTTGTTGAGCTGGTGGCCTTTGTTTCGCGATGCTTCCTTCTACATCCTATCCATCATTTTGCTCATCGTG gTGATCTACGATGAAAAAGTCCAGTG GTGGGAGACCATTATACTGATCTCCATGTATGGAATATACATCCTCATTATGAA GTATAATAGCTCGCTGTGCAGCCTAGTGGTGAGATATTGCAGTCCTTCGGGTCAGCCGTGTTTGAGCACTTTACGACGGGCCACGGCGGTGGGGAACGCCACGGAGTGCGACGCCGACGTGGTGCCGCTAAAGCCAG ACTCGTGCGCCGTGGTGGGTCAAGACGCGGGGGTCGTGATGGTGGACGAGCAGCTCAACCTCAATCCTCAGCAGCTCACCTTCTCAGAG AGGCAGAGACTCATCCGGGCTCAGGTGATCCCCAAAGACGGCGCGGCTTCGGCGGACGACGGTGGCGCTTCCGGCGGGAGAGAAAACGGGTCGGCGCCCGAGGCCGAGCGCCCGCCTTTGGGCGCCAGGGTGGAAAACGAGACCGGGCGGCAGGTCGGGATAGCGGCGGGCGCcgtggaggatgaggaggaggaagagcagGAAGAAATGGCGCCCTTTAAACCCTTCATCATACCAG ACGGCTGGTGTGTGCGCGTCAGGTGGCTTCTCTCCTGGCCCGTGAACCTCTTGCTGCACTGCACCGTGCCCGACTGCAACCTCCCACAGTGGGAACGCTGGTTCTTACTCACCTTTTTGGCCTCCACGCTCTGGATCGCCCTCTTCTCCTACCTCATGGTCTGGATG GTGACCATCATCAGCTACACACTTGGAATTCCAGAAGTCATTATGGGTATTACCTTTTTGGCGGCGGGCACTAGCGTCCCTGACTGCATGGCCAGCCTCATTGTGGCACGACGAG GTTTGGGCGACATGGCCGTGTCTAACTCCATCGGCAGTAATATTTTTGATGTGCTGCTGGGCCTGGGCTTCCCCTGGGCGCTGAGGACACTCCTCGTCAGTTACGGCTCCGTG GTGACCATCAACAGCAGGGGCCTGCTGTACTCGGTCATCCTGCTCTTGGCCTCGGTCACACTCACC GTTCTGTCCGTCCATCTGAACCGCTGGAAACTGGACCGCCGGCTGGGCCTCTGGCTCATGCTGCTCTACGTCATCTTCCTCCTCTGCTCCATCGTCTTCGAGGAGCTCTTTTCACTGGAATGA
- the LOC144082460 gene encoding sodium/potassium/calcium exchanger 3-like isoform X2, with product MKNLVDAANDKMTVLPSEKDIFKQRVEMLEQTITTHQLVKLPPVDDFDVKQSTKENESNLIKEENEKLLAKVRRLQVQREQDKRSLSEFSVVLKNIEGEAFQQKEEFIQQNKLQLKQAEETVEEYSNIIKDLRQANQELRSQLEDREGEALLATSIDSVGENEASHIPEMTFAEEIMLLVAPVEMKSTTEASMDSVQEDTKAEELSSPPSNHPTNSHISGRRRGEKEATCSERASRRVVSAAGMKAPRRARQTLLLPRLCVCGLGLLAATWVVHPNDDSVDVFLSKKEVNTQKDDNNQSSVSVSESAISEFPEDVFTLEQRRQGAVVLHVLCAIYMFHALAIVCDVYFVPSLEKVSENLQLSQDVAGATFMAAGSSAPELFTSLIGVFITKGDVGVGTIVGSAVFNILVIIGICGIFADQPILLSWWPLFRDASFYILSIILLIVVIYDEKVQWWETIILISMYGIYILIMKYNSSLCSLVVRYCSPSGQPCLSTLRRATAVGNATECDADVVPLKPDSCAVVGQDAGVVMVDEQLNLNPQQLTFSEASLRLLITSHFPPFTRLRMAGRTVISERQRLIRAQVIPKDGAASADDGGASGGRENGSAPEAERPPLGARVENETGRQVGIAAGAVEDEEEEEQEEMAPFKPFIIPDGWCVRVRWLLSWPVNLLLHCTVPDCNLPQWERWFLLTFLASTLWIALFSYLMVWMVTIISYTLGIPEVIMGITFLAAGTSVPDCMASLIVARRGLGDMAVSNSIGSNIFDVLLGLGFPWALRTLLVSYGSVVTINSRGLLYSVILLLASVTLTVLSVHLNRWKLDRRLGLWLMLLYVIFLLCSIVFEELFSLE from the exons ATGAAGAACTTAGTCGATGCAGCAAATGATAAGATGACCGTGTTACCATCAgaaaaagatatatttaaacAACGAGTGGAAAT GTTGGAGCAGACCATTACTACGCACCAACTTGTCAAGTTACCACCGGTTGATGACTTCGATGTAAAGCAGTCCACTAAG GAGAATGAAAGCAATTTGATaaaggaagaaaatgagaaattacTTGCAAAG GTTCGGAGGCTTCAGGTGCAAAGAGAGCAAGACAAGAGGAGCTTGAGCGAGTTCAGTGTTGTGCTTAAAAACATTGAG GGGGAAGCTTTTCAGCAAAAGGAGGAATTCATTCAACAG AATAAGTTGCAATTAAAGCAAGCAGAGGAAACGGTAGAAGAGTATTCCAACATCATCAAG GATCTCAGGCAGGCAAACCAAGAGCTGAGGAGTCAGTTAGAGGACCGAGAAGGTGAAGCTTTGCT AGCTACTTCCATTGATTCAGTGGGAGAAAACGAAGCATCGCATATTCCTGAGATGACCTTCGCCGAGGAAATCATGCTTCTTGTTGCCCCGGTTGAAATGAAAAGCACGACAGAAGCCTCCATGGATTCAGTTCAA gagGACACAAAGGCCGAAGAATTGAGCAGTCCTCCAAGCAACCACCCAACAAACAG TCATATCAGCGGACGGCGGAGAGGCGAGAAAGAGGCGACATGTTCTGAGCGTGCAAGCCGGCGAGTGGTGTCGGCGGCCGGGATGAAGGCGCCGAGGAGAGCGAGGCAGACGCTGCTCCTCCCCCGGCTCTGCGTCTGTGGACTCGGTCTGCTCGCAGCCACATGGGTGGTGCATCCCAATGATG atTCGGTGGATGTGTTCCTATCCAAGAAGGAGGTTAACACCCAGAAAGATGACAACAATCAATCCTCAGTTTCTGTTTCTGAATCTG CCATCAGCGAATTTCCCGAAGATGTGTTTACTTTGGAGCAGCGGAGACAGGGAGCGGTCGTCCTCCATGTGCTCTGT GCAATCTACATGTTTCACGCCTTGGCCATTGTGTGCGATGTTTACTTTGTGCCGTCACTGGAAAAAGTCTCTGAG AACCTCCAACTTAGCCAGGATGTTGCCGGGGCAACCTTCATGGCCGCTGGTAGCTCTGCCCCTGAGCTTTTCACCTCTTTGATTG GAGTATTTATCACGAAAGGAGACGTAGGCGTGGGCACAATCGTGGGTTCGGCGGTCTTTAACATCCTGGTCATCATCGGCATCTGTGGCATCTTCGCAGACCAG ccCATCTTGTTGAGCTGGTGGCCTTTGTTTCGCGATGCTTCCTTCTACATCCTATCCATCATTTTGCTCATCGTG gTGATCTACGATGAAAAAGTCCAGTG GTGGGAGACCATTATACTGATCTCCATGTATGGAATATACATCCTCATTATGAA GTATAATAGCTCGCTGTGCAGCCTAGTGGTGAGATATTGCAGTCCTTCGGGTCAGCCGTGTTTGAGCACTTTACGACGGGCCACGGCGGTGGGGAACGCCACGGAGTGCGACGCCGACGTGGTGCCGCTAAAGCCAG ACTCGTGCGCCGTGGTGGGTCAAGACGCGGGGGTCGTGATGGTGGACGAGCAGCTCAACCTCAATCCTCAGCAGCTCACCTTCTCAGAGGCAAGCCTCCGTCTTCTCATCACCTCGCATTTCCCCCCCTTCACCCGTCTGCGCATGGCAGGACGCACGGTCATCAGTGAG AGGCAGAGACTCATCCGGGCTCAGGTGATCCCCAAAGACGGCGCGGCTTCGGCGGACGACGGTGGCGCTTCCGGCGGGAGAGAAAACGGGTCGGCGCCCGAGGCCGAGCGCCCGCCTTTGGGCGCCAGGGTGGAAAACGAGACCGGGCGGCAGGTCGGGATAGCGGCGGGCGCcgtggaggatgaggaggaggaagagcagGAAGAAATGGCGCCCTTTAAACCCTTCATCATACCAG ACGGCTGGTGTGTGCGCGTCAGGTGGCTTCTCTCCTGGCCCGTGAACCTCTTGCTGCACTGCACCGTGCCCGACTGCAACCTCCCACAGTGGGAACGCTGGTTCTTACTCACCTTTTTGGCCTCCACGCTCTGGATCGCCCTCTTCTCCTACCTCATGGTCTGGATG GTGACCATCATCAGCTACACACTTGGAATTCCAGAAGTCATTATGGGTATTACCTTTTTGGCGGCGGGCACTAGCGTCCCTGACTGCATGGCCAGCCTCATTGTGGCACGACGAG GTTTGGGCGACATGGCCGTGTCTAACTCCATCGGCAGTAATATTTTTGATGTGCTGCTGGGCCTGGGCTTCCCCTGGGCGCTGAGGACACTCCTCGTCAGTTACGGCTCCGTG GTGACCATCAACAGCAGGGGCCTGCTGTACTCGGTCATCCTGCTCTTGGCCTCGGTCACACTCACC GTTCTGTCCGTCCATCTGAACCGCTGGAAACTGGACCGCCGGCTGGGCCTCTGGCTCATGCTGCTCTACGTCATCTTCCTCCTCTGCTCCATCGTCTTCGAGGAGCTCTTTTCACTGGAATGA
- the dpf2l gene encoding D4, zinc and double PHD fingers family 2, like, giving the protein MAAAVDSVVKVLGEQYYRDAMEQCHSYNARLCAERSILMPFLDSQTGVAQSNCYIWMEKRHRSAGVAPGQLYTYPARRWRKKRRSHPPEDPRLAFPPLKTADADLAVKRDALGTVDGSSLEALLKGEPLDRRSGATDVRGAAEDDPATVDPPASSATTHTSSGRVRKRVLDHDDYLDDLDDEDFEDETPKRKGKSKSKGRSDKNGKKKSEAAAAALEERDKPYACDICGKRYKNRPGLSYHYTHSHLAEEEGEDREEIEAPPTPRQPEEQKTTKKGPNGLALPNDYCDFCLGDSTMNQKTGQSEELVSCSDCGRSGHPTCLQFTPVMMAAVKTYRWQCIECKCCNVCGTSENDDQLLFCDDCDRGYHMYCLSPPMTEPPEGSWSCHLCLALLKDKASIYQQNQSSASE; this is encoded by the exons ATGGCGGCGGCCGTCGACAGTGTTGTGAAAGT GCTGGGCGAGCAGTATTACCGAGATGCCATGGAGCAGTGCCACAGCTACAATGCCCGATTGTGTGCTGAGCGCAGTATCCTCATGCCCTTCTTGGATTCTCAGACCGGGGTGGCTCAGTCCAATTGTTACATCTGGATGGAGAAGAGACACCGGAGTGCAG GTGTCGCTCCAGGTCAACTGTATACGTACCCGGCTCGCCGTTGGAGGAAGAAACGGCGCTCCCATCCGCCCGAGGACCCCCGATTGGCCTTCCCTCCTCTGAAAACAG CAGACGCCGACCTGGCTGTGAAGCGCGACGCCTTGGGGACGGTGGATGGCAGCAGTCTGGAGGCCTTGCTGAAGGGGGAACCCCTCGACAGGAGGAGCGGCGCCACGGACGTGCGGGGCGCCGCCGAGGACGATCCGGCCACCGTGGACCCCCCCGCTAGCTCCGCGACGACTCACACGTCGTCCGGACGCGTCCGCAAG CGAGTCCTGGACCACGACGACTATTTGGATGACTTGGacgatgaggactttgaggatGAGACCCCCAAGAGGAAAGGAAAGAGCAAATCTAAG GGTCGCAGTGACAAGAACGGCAAAAAGAAAAGCGAGGCTGCGGCCGCGGCGCTGGAGGAACGAGACAAGCCTTACGCCTGTGACA TCTGTGGGAAACGCTACAAGAATCGACCGGGCCTGAGTTACCACTATACACACTCTCATCTGGCGGAAGAGGAGGGCGAGGACCGCGAGGAGATCGAGGCACCGCCCACTCCTCGTCAGCCTGAGGAGCAGAAGA CAACGAAGAAGGGCCCGAACGGCTTGGCACTCCCCAACGATTATTGCGACTTCTGTCTGGGAGATTCCACCATGAACCAGAAGACCGGCCAATCAGAAGAGCTCGTCTCCTGCTCGGACTGCGGACGTTCGG gTCACCCCACATGTCTGCAGTTCACACCAGTAATGATGGCCGCCGTCAAGACGTACCGCTGGCAGTGCATCGAGTGCAAGTGCTGCAACGTATGCGGCACGTCGGAGAACGAT gaTCAGCTGCTGTTTTGTGACGACTGCGACCGAGGCTACCACATGTATTGCCTTAGCCCCCCCATGACCGAACCGCCCGAGG GGAGCTGGAGTTGCCACCTGTGCCTGGCTCTGCTCAAGGACAAAGCCTCCATCTACCAGCAGAACCAGAGCTCCGCCTCCGAGTGA
- the LOC144082460 gene encoding sodium/potassium/calcium exchanger 3-like isoform X4 translates to MTFAEEIMLLVAPVEMKSTTEASMDSVQEDTKAEELSSPPSNHPTNSHISGRRRGEKEATCSERASRRVVSAAGMKAPRRARQTLLLPRLCVCGLGLLAATWVVHPNDDSVDVFLSKKEVNTQKDDNNQSSVSVSESAISEFPEDVFTLEQRRQGAVVLHVLCAIYMFHALAIVCDVYFVPSLEKVSENLQLSQDVAGATFMAAGSSAPELFTSLIGVFITKGDVGVGTIVGSAVFNILVIIGICGIFADQPILLSWWPLFRDASFYILSIILLIVVIYDEKVQWWETIILISMYGIYILIMKYNSSLCSLVVRYCSPSGQPCLSTLRRATAVGNATECDADVVPLKPDSCAVVGQDAGVVMVDEQLNLNPQQLTFSEASLRLLITSHFPPFTRLRMAGRTVISERQRLIRAQVIPKDGAASADDGGASGGRENGSAPEAERPPLGARVENETGRQVGIAAGAVEDEEEEEQEEMAPFKPFIIPDGWCVRVRWLLSWPVNLLLHCTVPDCNLPQWERWFLLTFLASTLWIALFSYLMVWMVTIISYTLGIPEVIMGITFLAAGTSVPDCMASLIVARRGLGDMAVSNSIGSNIFDVLLGLGFPWALRTLLVSYGSVVTINSRGLLYSVILLLASVTLTVLSVHLNRWKLDRRLGLWLMLLYVIFLLCSIVFEELFSLE, encoded by the exons ATGACCTTCGCCGAGGAAATCATGCTTCTTGTTGCCCCGGTTGAAATGAAAAGCACGACAGAAGCCTCCATGGATTCAGTTCAA gagGACACAAAGGCCGAAGAATTGAGCAGTCCTCCAAGCAACCACCCAACAAACAG TCATATCAGCGGACGGCGGAGAGGCGAGAAAGAGGCGACATGTTCTGAGCGTGCAAGCCGGCGAGTGGTGTCGGCGGCCGGGATGAAGGCGCCGAGGAGAGCGAGGCAGACGCTGCTCCTCCCCCGGCTCTGCGTCTGTGGACTCGGTCTGCTCGCAGCCACATGGGTGGTGCATCCCAATGATG atTCGGTGGATGTGTTCCTATCCAAGAAGGAGGTTAACACCCAGAAAGATGACAACAATCAATCCTCAGTTTCTGTTTCTGAATCTG CCATCAGCGAATTTCCCGAAGATGTGTTTACTTTGGAGCAGCGGAGACAGGGAGCGGTCGTCCTCCATGTGCTCTGT GCAATCTACATGTTTCACGCCTTGGCCATTGTGTGCGATGTTTACTTTGTGCCGTCACTGGAAAAAGTCTCTGAG AACCTCCAACTTAGCCAGGATGTTGCCGGGGCAACCTTCATGGCCGCTGGTAGCTCTGCCCCTGAGCTTTTCACCTCTTTGATTG GAGTATTTATCACGAAAGGAGACGTAGGCGTGGGCACAATCGTGGGTTCGGCGGTCTTTAACATCCTGGTCATCATCGGCATCTGTGGCATCTTCGCAGACCAG ccCATCTTGTTGAGCTGGTGGCCTTTGTTTCGCGATGCTTCCTTCTACATCCTATCCATCATTTTGCTCATCGTG gTGATCTACGATGAAAAAGTCCAGTG GTGGGAGACCATTATACTGATCTCCATGTATGGAATATACATCCTCATTATGAA GTATAATAGCTCGCTGTGCAGCCTAGTGGTGAGATATTGCAGTCCTTCGGGTCAGCCGTGTTTGAGCACTTTACGACGGGCCACGGCGGTGGGGAACGCCACGGAGTGCGACGCCGACGTGGTGCCGCTAAAGCCAG ACTCGTGCGCCGTGGTGGGTCAAGACGCGGGGGTCGTGATGGTGGACGAGCAGCTCAACCTCAATCCTCAGCAGCTCACCTTCTCAGAGGCAAGCCTCCGTCTTCTCATCACCTCGCATTTCCCCCCCTTCACCCGTCTGCGCATGGCAGGACGCACGGTCATCAGTGAG AGGCAGAGACTCATCCGGGCTCAGGTGATCCCCAAAGACGGCGCGGCTTCGGCGGACGACGGTGGCGCTTCCGGCGGGAGAGAAAACGGGTCGGCGCCCGAGGCCGAGCGCCCGCCTTTGGGCGCCAGGGTGGAAAACGAGACCGGGCGGCAGGTCGGGATAGCGGCGGGCGCcgtggaggatgaggaggaggaagagcagGAAGAAATGGCGCCCTTTAAACCCTTCATCATACCAG ACGGCTGGTGTGTGCGCGTCAGGTGGCTTCTCTCCTGGCCCGTGAACCTCTTGCTGCACTGCACCGTGCCCGACTGCAACCTCCCACAGTGGGAACGCTGGTTCTTACTCACCTTTTTGGCCTCCACGCTCTGGATCGCCCTCTTCTCCTACCTCATGGTCTGGATG GTGACCATCATCAGCTACACACTTGGAATTCCAGAAGTCATTATGGGTATTACCTTTTTGGCGGCGGGCACTAGCGTCCCTGACTGCATGGCCAGCCTCATTGTGGCACGACGAG GTTTGGGCGACATGGCCGTGTCTAACTCCATCGGCAGTAATATTTTTGATGTGCTGCTGGGCCTGGGCTTCCCCTGGGCGCTGAGGACACTCCTCGTCAGTTACGGCTCCGTG GTGACCATCAACAGCAGGGGCCTGCTGTACTCGGTCATCCTGCTCTTGGCCTCGGTCACACTCACC GTTCTGTCCGTCCATCTGAACCGCTGGAAACTGGACCGCCGGCTGGGCCTCTGGCTCATGCTGCTCTACGTCATCTTCCTCCTCTGCTCCATCGTCTTCGAGGAGCTCTTTTCACTGGAATGA